A genomic region of Octopus sinensis linkage group LG2, ASM634580v1, whole genome shotgun sequence contains the following coding sequences:
- the LOC115232569 gene encoding glycosylated lysosomal membrane protein, with translation MASQLHFGLLTTVTCFFTLVVLSHSRKISTDMNWGKSCPKNVTLAYTKAVGNKDTLHYVYSSAELMSLLAIKTVKDAELQLNCSEMPPSVTLESPTSEIYSYGIIFNQIITYNDTGDSANLLDANFTGWQNYSTGDMIWKISQNKSKPDDNLVVLETFRGNGSFQFDFQVSNDARQTQLPHLQLNDNLTLVGFSVDGVPADFVNSRFALNTTYISSYQSKFDVNSVKSLDDEYTPGVFKVTTWSSHKKSYHSFMQWKAVCYLTDEYERKDSTAVQVYQLWNSTAGAVNESVAYKFFKMRHDISMQSTYISFGLTNDAKYYNTTQFISWFFITGFGVAPVEKISVTAIIIIAVGLGLPVLLIILGGVFLCWRKRRSDYTPVYGTIST, from the exons ATTTCCACTGATATGAATTGGGGGAAAAGCTGCCCCAAGAATGTCACTTTGGCCTATACAAAAGCTGTTGGAAATAAAGACACTCTCCATTATGTATACAGTTCTGCTGAGCTAATGTCTCTATTGGCCATAAAGACTGTAAAGGATGCTGAGCTGCAACTCAACTGTTCAGAAATGCCTCCATCAGTTACTCTGGAATCACCTACAAGTGAAATTTACTCATATGGCATAATATTTAATCAG attataacatataatgacaCTGGTGATAGTGCAAATCTTTTGGATGCAAACTTCACTGGATGGCAAAATTACTCCACAGGAGATATGATATGGAAAATTTCACAAAACAAATCTAAACCAGATGATAACTTGGTTGTTTTGGAAACTTTTAGGGGTAATGGAAGCTTTCAGTTTGAT TTCCAAGTCAGTAACGATGCTCGTCAGACGCAACTTCCTCACTTGCAATTAAATGATAATTTGACTCTCGTGGGATTCAGCGTTGATGGGGTTCCTGCAGATTTTGTTAATTCACGTTTTGCCCTCAATACCACCTATATCTCTTCTTATCAAAGCAAATTTGACGTAAACTCAGTAAAGTCATTAGATGATGAATATACTCCTGGTGTATTTAAG GTCACTACTTGGTCCTCCCATAAGAAATCCTACCACAGTTTCATGCAATGGAAAGCTGTCTGCTATTTAACAGATGAATATGAACGCAAAGATTCCACTGCGGTTCAAGTCTATCAGTTATGGAATTCTACTGCTGGTGCTGTAAATGAGAGTGTTGCttataaattcttcaagatgaGGCATGATATCTCCATGCAAAGTACTTATATTTCTTTTGGTTTGACAAATGATGCAAAATATTACAACACAACACAGTTTATTTCTTG GTTTTTCATAACTGGCTTTGGAGTGGCACCAGTAGAAAAAATTTCTGTAACAGCAATCATCATTATTGCCGTTGGTCTTGGTCTTCCTGTGCTGCTAATAATCTTGGGTGGAGTCTTCCTTTGCTGGAGAAAACGAAGGAGCGACTATACACCAGTTTATGGAACAATTTCAACTTAA